From Selenomonas ruminantium AC2024, a single genomic window includes:
- a CDS encoding response regulator yields MSEKKIKNVIIVMCKYSVVVKGIERRLKEIGCKVSILTQDNDKMPKLDKEKESATFIFYLPNDIMDDVIKFNWLEHIYGKIHELECECEVIVIGDKSERDDLTGRIFGMLHVGWLDRPVKMEELELAVTDGIFPEVEGSNKKHILIVDDDPSYAKMVREWLKDVYQVSIVTAGIQAITFLAKKNVDMILLDYEMPVVDGPQVFQMLRQEPSTQGIPVVFLTGVGGKEQVERVLQLKPTGYILKSTTKDKLLSYLMKKL; encoded by the coding sequence ATGAGTGAGAAAAAAATAAAAAATGTGATTATCGTTATGTGCAAATACAGTGTGGTGGTGAAGGGCATCGAGCGCAGGCTCAAGGAAATCGGCTGCAAGGTATCCATCCTCACCCAGGACAATGATAAGATGCCCAAGCTGGATAAGGAAAAGGAATCGGCTACATTTATCTTTTATCTGCCGAATGACATCATGGATGATGTCATCAAGTTTAATTGGCTGGAACATATCTACGGCAAAATCCATGAATTGGAATGTGAATGTGAAGTAATTGTCATTGGCGATAAGAGTGAGCGCGATGATTTGACGGGCAGGATTTTTGGCATGCTCCATGTGGGCTGGCTCGACAGACCTGTGAAGATGGAGGAATTGGAGCTGGCTGTGACCGACGGGATTTTCCCGGAAGTGGAAGGGAGCAACAAGAAACACATCTTAATTGTGGATGATGACCCCTCGTACGCCAAAATGGTTCGCGAGTGGCTCAAGGATGTTTATCAGGTCAGCATCGTCACAGCAGGAATACAGGCCATTACGTTTTTGGCGAAAAAAAATGTCGATATGATTCTGCTCGATTATGAGATGCCCGTGGTAGATGGTCCGCAGGTCTTTCAAATGCTCAGGCAGGAGCCATCCACGCAGGGGATTCCCGTTGTATTCCTGACTGGCGTGGGCGGGAAGGAACAGGTAGAGCGCGTATTGCAGTTGAAGCCAACGGGCTATATTCTGAAATCCACCACGAAAGACAAGCTGCTGAGCTACTTAATGAAAAAGTTGTGA
- a CDS encoding response regulator: METELENLAYIAGKIEANPEETERLMPLVLTETGVKQGLLTLNGTAVFGKKMSVQRFEGIQASFRGYPQITFVHGEGLLFTYPVFHGENVKYVLYRFYPINSVMERFAISCYDDIGKVLISTREGDIIIPFAQNDPEDIEFMQSTETKKFYRKMHQEMEVSVASARTFNSTHGDMIMFEAEIPGTDYLLAGFVPKAKASEGIENITLLVVYVFSLLMILVVLGAVFLIRAQLKIRESAELMEAKAMAEEASRAKSDFLANMSHEIRTPINAVIGMNEMILREGKDENILYYAENIRNAGRTLLELVNQILDFSKIEAGKIEIILVNYYMASVLNDLVNMLQPRVKEKGLALELGFDESMPSQLYGDEVRIKQIITNILTNAVKYTETGSVTFFVGYEPVTDDPDSIYLRVAVQDTGIGIKEEDMSKLFTEFERIEEKRNRNIEGTGLGMAITQNLLNKMGSTLQVDSTYGYGSTFSFVLKQKVVSWEPLGNYEESYHAQAKSQRGYQGKFTAPDAHVLVVDDNRMNLVVFQNLVKQIQVKVDTAESGDACLALTQKHRYDLIFLDHMMPHKDGIETLHELRAQADNPNVATKVVCLTANAISNAREQYLKAGFDDFLTKPIETDKLEGMLMDYLPQEKILVDCSENTAAEEKLPVPDSLVPLQDADWLDLATGIKNSGSADAYLPLLKIFYESLDEKADEIDAFYAAENWQDYTIKVHALKSSARIIGAAAFGEEAQQLENAGKSGDIDYIRSHHAEFIAKYRSFKAPLAEVFATAADEDKPLADMDLLTSAYEEISIAAKEMDCDRLEEIFSEMNDYRVAGSEEEKWKQLKAAAEQFDYEKIIEVLGK; the protein is encoded by the coding sequence TTGGAAACAGAGCTTGAGAATCTGGCATATATCGCCGGGAAAATCGAGGCAAATCCCGAGGAAACCGAGCGCTTGATGCCGTTGGTATTAACGGAGACAGGCGTTAAACAGGGACTGCTCACCCTCAATGGGACGGCTGTCTTTGGAAAGAAAATGTCCGTGCAGCGCTTTGAAGGCATACAGGCCTCGTTCCGCGGTTATCCGCAAATCACATTCGTGCATGGCGAAGGCCTGTTATTTACCTACCCGGTCTTTCATGGTGAGAATGTGAAGTACGTTCTCTATCGTTTTTATCCTATCAATAGTGTGATGGAACGCTTCGCCATTAGCTGCTATGACGATATTGGCAAAGTGCTTATCAGTACGCGTGAAGGGGATATCATCATTCCCTTCGCGCAAAACGACCCGGAAGATATCGAGTTTATGCAGAGTACGGAAACGAAAAAGTTTTATCGGAAAATGCACCAGGAAATGGAAGTTTCCGTTGCTTCAGCCCGCACCTTTAACTCAACTCACGGGGATATGATTATGTTTGAGGCAGAGATTCCCGGAACAGATTATCTGCTTGCAGGATTTGTGCCCAAGGCAAAGGCATCAGAGGGCATTGAAAACATCACGTTGCTGGTTGTCTATGTGTTCAGCCTGTTGATGATTTTGGTGGTTTTAGGTGCGGTGTTCCTGATTCGGGCACAGCTAAAAATCCGGGAGAGCGCAGAACTCATGGAGGCCAAGGCGATGGCAGAAGAAGCCTCGCGGGCGAAAAGCGATTTTCTGGCCAACATGTCCCATGAGATTCGGACGCCAATCAATGCCGTTATCGGCATGAATGAAATGATTTTGCGGGAAGGCAAAGATGAAAACATCCTCTATTATGCCGAGAATATAAGGAATGCTGGCAGAACTCTGTTGGAACTTGTGAATCAAATTCTCGATTTTTCTAAAATTGAAGCAGGAAAAATCGAAATCATTCTCGTAAATTATTATATGGCCTCTGTGCTAAATGACCTGGTGAATATGTTGCAGCCACGGGTGAAGGAAAAAGGGTTGGCGCTCGAATTGGGCTTTGATGAAAGTATGCCGAGCCAGCTTTATGGTGATGAGGTGCGCATTAAGCAGATTATTACCAACATCCTGACTAACGCCGTGAAATATACGGAGACAGGAAGCGTGACCTTCTTTGTCGGCTATGAGCCGGTTACGGATGACCCCGACAGCATATATTTGCGCGTGGCCGTGCAAGATACCGGGATTGGCATCAAAGAGGAGGATATGTCCAAGCTCTTTACGGAATTTGAGCGTATTGAAGAAAAACGCAATCGCAATATCGAAGGTACAGGCCTGGGGATGGCTATCACCCAGAATTTACTGAATAAGATGGGCAGTACCTTGCAGGTGGACAGCACCTATGGCTACGGCTCGACGTTTAGTTTTGTACTCAAGCAGAAAGTCGTGAGCTGGGAGCCGTTAGGGAACTATGAAGAGTCTTATCATGCCCAAGCGAAGAGTCAGCGTGGCTATCAGGGAAAATTTACAGCGCCTGATGCGCATGTGCTCGTGGTGGATGATAACCGCATGAATTTGGTGGTATTCCAAAATCTGGTCAAACAGATACAAGTAAAGGTCGATACGGCAGAAAGCGGTGACGCTTGTCTGGCGCTTACGCAAAAACATAGATACGACTTGATTTTTCTTGACCATATGATGCCGCATAAAGATGGTATTGAGACATTGCATGAACTCCGTGCACAGGCTGACAACCCCAATGTGGCAACCAAGGTGGTCTGTCTGACGGCTAATGCGATATCCAATGCGCGTGAGCAGTATCTAAAGGCCGGCTTTGACGATTTTCTGACGAAACCGATTGAGACGGATAAATTAGAAGGCATGTTGATGGACTATCTGCCACAGGAAAAAATCCTGGTAGATTGTTCGGAAAACACAGCGGCAGAGGAAAAACTGCCCGTGCCAGACAGTCTGGTACCGCTCCAGGATGCGGACTGGCTTGACCTCGCCACGGGTATAAAGAACAGTGGTTCAGCTGATGCGTATTTGCCGCTCCTAAAAATCTTTTATGAATCACTGGATGAAAAAGCGGATGAAATTGACGCTTTCTATGCAGCAGAAAATTGGCAGGACTATACCATTAAGGTACATGCCCTCAAAAGTTCAGCGCGTATTATTGGGGCTGCAGCCTTTGGCGAAGAGGCACAACAGCTCGAAAATGCGGGCAAGAGTGGCGATATCGACTACATTCGCAGCCACCATGCGGAATTTATCGCCAAGTACCGCAGCTTCAAGGCCCCGCTGGCGGAAGTTTTTGCCACAGCGGCGGATGAAGATAAGCCTTTGGCCGATATGGATTTATTGACCAGTGCCTATGAAGAAATCAGCATAGCTGCAAAGGAAATGGATTGTGACAGACTGGAGGAAATCTTTAGCGAGATGAATGATTATCGTGTTGCCGGCAGTGAGGAGGAGAAGTGGAAACAGCTCAAGGCGGCAGCTGAACAGTTTGATTATGAGAAAATTATCGAGGTACTAGGGAAATAG
- a CDS encoding BMP family ABC transporter substrate-binding protein, translating to MNTNNSKARYVPALLVILTVAAIIFVIQSFRIPTETQNTTVGVVLIGSWADKAWNESHYKGLQKACDAYNCKLLGREYVADSGDAGTFYDAVEGLIKDGANVIFLTSFGYGTYVDKIAAKYPDVAFFTISGHGKANNCTSYFARLYQVRYLAGLVAGAATKTGVLGYVAAMPNSQTNRGINAYALGMRRANPQAKLLVHFTGSWDNRNMEMDSVVKLAAAGADVITYHEDKPNAIEKAEMMGLYTIGYGSTQANYSQRYLTAALYDWDAVYQKVLSDYISGRVTSTKDYWLDLSEGGVKLDKLSPLVEPATADLVELELQRIKKQDVFSGVIYDNKGQLRCDEGEQISDQELFYGMDWFVEGVEIDE from the coding sequence TTGAATACTAATAACTCGAAAGCACGTTATGTTCCTGCTTTGTTAGTGATTCTCACGGTGGCGGCAATCATCTTCGTGATACAGAGTTTTCGCATTCCCACCGAGACACAAAATACTACGGTAGGCGTTGTTCTGATTGGCTCGTGGGCGGATAAAGCTTGGAATGAAAGCCACTACAAAGGGTTGCAAAAAGCCTGCGATGCATATAATTGCAAATTGTTAGGCCGCGAATATGTTGCGGATAGTGGCGATGCGGGAACGTTCTATGATGCGGTAGAGGGATTGATAAAAGATGGGGCTAATGTGATTTTTCTGACCAGCTTTGGTTATGGGACCTATGTGGATAAAATTGCTGCGAAATATCCCGATGTAGCATTTTTTACCATCTCCGGTCATGGCAAGGCGAATAATTGCACGTCTTATTTTGCCCGCCTTTATCAGGTTCGTTATCTGGCAGGACTGGTGGCAGGAGCCGCCACGAAGACGGGGGTGCTTGGCTATGTGGCCGCAATGCCCAATTCGCAGACCAACCGCGGAATTAACGCCTATGCGCTGGGGATGCGCAGGGCAAATCCTCAGGCCAAACTGTTGGTTCATTTTACCGGCAGCTGGGATAACAGAAATATGGAAATGGATAGTGTGGTTAAACTGGCGGCCGCAGGGGCAGATGTGATTACCTACCATGAGGATAAACCAAATGCTATCGAAAAGGCAGAAATGATGGGCCTCTATACTATCGGCTATGGTTCGACGCAGGCGAACTATTCGCAGCGTTATCTGACCGCCGCGTTATATGACTGGGATGCCGTTTATCAGAAGGTGTTGTCCGATTACATTAGTGGCCGGGTGACGTCAACGAAAGATTATTGGCTGGACCTGTCAGAAGGCGGCGTCAAATTGGATAAGCTGTCCCCGTTGGTAGAACCGGCAACGGCAGATTTGGTTGAGCTTGAGCTGCAGCGAATCAAAAAACAGGATGTGTTTTCCGGAGTGATTTATGACAATAAAGGTCAGCTTCGCTGCGATGAAGGGGAACAAATCAGTGACCAGGAGCTTTTTTATGGCATGGACTGGTTTGTCGAGGGGGTAGAAATTGATGAATAA
- a CDS encoding BMP family ABC transporter substrate-binding protein: MKNILILVVMIFAAAAVGIFLIQDNQEEADITANTTKVGLILNGSHEDHNYVQTHFEALQSLQKELNLKIIYREKVPNECYDVITDLIEKEDCKIIVAISFGYGPDMKKAAAKYPQVYFLHAAGTGEAVNLSTFFGRMYQARYLAGIVAGMESETGELGYIAAFPIPETIRGINAFTLGARSVRPDAKVYVRYSNSWTADEPAGLECQKLLDSHPIDVLFMHTDSIMPHKIAESRGIKSIGCNKDNRDLFSSKYLTASEWNWQGYYRQQILNCLRGKFHGKHTWLGMEEGIVKLADFSPLVKDRTKAAVGAAREKFLSREFDVFYGPIRDNQGNLRLATGESMSDYTLLNTLDWYVEGVIVEY; encoded by the coding sequence TTGAAGAATATACTCATACTGGTCGTAATGATTTTTGCCGCAGCGGCGGTGGGAATTTTCCTGATACAGGATAATCAAGAGGAAGCGGATATCACGGCCAATACGACCAAAGTAGGTCTTATTCTCAATGGGAGTCACGAAGACCATAATTATGTGCAGACGCATTTTGAAGCATTGCAATCCCTGCAGAAGGAGTTAAACCTCAAAATTATCTATCGGGAAAAAGTTCCCAATGAATGTTACGATGTGATTACGGACCTTATCGAAAAGGAAGATTGTAAAATCATTGTGGCGATTTCCTTTGGCTATGGCCCGGATATGAAAAAGGCTGCGGCTAAGTATCCCCAGGTCTATTTTCTGCATGCTGCAGGAACGGGGGAAGCCGTCAATCTGTCCACGTTCTTTGGCCGGATGTATCAGGCTAGATACTTGGCTGGTATCGTAGCAGGCATGGAATCGGAAACCGGTGAGCTCGGCTATATCGCCGCATTTCCTATCCCCGAGACAATCCGTGGGATTAACGCTTTTACGCTAGGCGCACGCAGTGTCCGGCCGGATGCCAAAGTTTACGTGCGTTATAGTAACTCGTGGACGGCAGATGAACCAGCCGGTCTTGAGTGTCAGAAACTTCTGGATAGTCATCCGATTGACGTGCTCTTTATGCATACGGACTCCATAATGCCGCACAAAATCGCAGAAAGCCGCGGCATAAAATCCATTGGCTGCAATAAGGATAACCGGGATTTATTTTCCAGTAAATATTTAACGGCCAGTGAGTGGAACTGGCAAGGATATTATCGTCAGCAGATACTGAACTGCCTGCGGGGGAAATTCCATGGCAAGCATACATGGCTGGGCATGGAAGAGGGCATTGTAAAACTGGCCGATTTTTCGCCGCTGGTAAAGGATAGGACAAAGGCTGCAGTAGGAGCAGCCAGGGAAAAATTTCTCAGCCGTGAGTTTGATGTCTTTTATGGACCAATCCGGGATAATCAGGGGAATCTTCGTCTGGCGACAGGTGAATCCATGTCGGACTATACGCTGCTGAACACATTGGATTGGTATGTGGAGGGTGTTATCGTTGAATACTAA
- a CDS encoding universal stress protein, which yields MELTSQMDTAALIEEIKTRPQQAIKCDRILLPTDGSGQAFKAVKEAVQLAAATKAEITLLMVVDYNQNVAAFEQVSLSGYVPAELKIAAYQFLADLMHVIPSDVHAHTRVEVGNPGEVILSVAEEEESDMIVMGTHGFGTFRSLLMGSVSSFVTQHADCPVLLCKGMPEES from the coding sequence ATGGAATTGACAAGTCAAATGGATACGGCCGCGCTGATTGAGGAAATCAAAACGCGGCCGCAGCAGGCGATAAAGTGTGACCGCATTCTTCTGCCCACGGACGGTTCCGGGCAGGCCTTTAAGGCCGTCAAGGAGGCCGTTCAGCTCGCGGCTGCGACCAAGGCGGAAATCACCTTGCTGATGGTGGTGGACTACAATCAGAATGTGGCGGCTTTTGAACAGGTCAGTCTCAGCGGTTATGTGCCGGCGGAACTAAAAATTGCCGCCTATCAATTCCTGGCAGACCTCATGCACGTAATCCCAAGTGATGTTCACGCTCATACCCGCGTGGAAGTGGGCAATCCCGGCGAGGTTATCTTAAGTGTGGCCGAGGAAGAGGAAAGCGATATGATTGTCATGGGGACGCATGGTTTCGGCACCTTCCGCAGCCTGCTGATGGGCAGCGTGTCCAGTTTCGTCACCCAGCATGCAGATTGTCCCGTGCTGCTGTGCAAGGGAATGCCGGAAGAATCTTAA
- a CDS encoding ABC transporter permease, producing the protein MNSLRDEIKFLFSGQGMPYEKVCIMVAMVITLFVSVLLTGNIAKDVKVVVIDLDNSAYTRELTNRIDASEYMKVTAVLNTAQDPKDLFYQDRAFAVVYFPRGLEKDRYTGVASNIGVFYDNTNSANTSNIKEALNEIVGLDNAMANGDVGSTNDSIYGNVSLATRNLFNPQESKDNGETLGFLFFFGSMFFTFATIGMIPRLRLTHQLDKVLLEGTPWDLLARLIPYGCCLMVSWVLGLAVLRVWGDLTFSGNLFTFIFVQIFYIFTVGTLSLMFGWTAANPGIASSRMILFIPGGFILGGGAGPTTFFADWVVKFSHVFPLTWEFHFERDIIARGAGFADITQTFGAFLVYMGIVGILFCLRFNASRKELLARQAAEERQHKQMAALAQELADRG; encoded by the coding sequence GTGAATTCACTAAGAGATGAAATTAAGTTCCTGTTTTCTGGTCAGGGCATGCCCTATGAAAAGGTCTGCATCATGGTGGCCATGGTTATCACGCTGTTTGTGTCGGTGCTGCTCACTGGCAACATTGCCAAGGATGTTAAAGTCGTTGTTATCGATTTGGATAACTCGGCTTATACGCGAGAATTGACCAATCGCATAGATGCCTCAGAGTACATGAAGGTTACGGCGGTACTGAATACGGCGCAGGACCCCAAGGATTTATTCTATCAGGACAGGGCTTTTGCTGTGGTGTATTTCCCCAGAGGTCTGGAAAAGGATAGATATACGGGTGTGGCATCCAATATTGGCGTGTTCTACGATAACACGAACTCGGCCAATACCAGCAACATCAAAGAAGCGTTAAATGAAATCGTAGGGCTGGATAACGCGATGGCCAACGGTGATGTGGGCAGTACCAATGACAGCATTTACGGCAACGTGAGCCTTGCGACCCGTAACCTCTTTAATCCGCAGGAATCCAAGGACAACGGGGAAACGTTGGGCTTCTTGTTCTTCTTTGGTTCGATGTTCTTTACCTTTGCAACCATTGGTATGATACCGCGTCTTAGGCTTACACATCAGCTGGATAAAGTTCTGCTTGAGGGCACGCCCTGGGATTTATTGGCAAGACTCATTCCCTATGGCTGCTGTCTGATGGTTTCCTGGGTGCTGGGATTAGCGGTACTCCGGGTATGGGGGGATTTGACCTTTTCGGGAAATCTCTTTACCTTTATCTTCGTGCAGATATTTTATATTTTCACAGTGGGCACCTTGTCCTTGATGTTTGGCTGGACGGCAGCCAACCCCGGTATTGCATCAAGCCGTATGATTCTCTTTATTCCTGGCGGTTTTATTCTGGGGGGCGGTGCTGGTCCGACTACCTTCTTTGCGGATTGGGTGGTAAAGTTTAGCCATGTATTCCCGCTTACCTGGGAATTTCATTTTGAACGGGATATCATTGCCAGGGGGGCAGGCTTTGCTGATATTACCCAGACCTTTGGCGCATTTCTTGTCTATATGGGGATTGTGGGCATCCTGTTCTGCCTGCGGTTCAATGCTTCCCGCAAGGAACTTTTAGCCAGACAGGCAGCTGAAGAACGTCAGCATAAGCAGATGGCAGCGCTGGCGCAGGAACTGGCAGATAGGGGATGA
- a CDS encoding HlyD family secretion protein, producing the protein MNTKEKAKRTGIVFIALLIIGGLVLMYKGNDALVLATEKKEGILTAEQVKMSFDSVSGRLIKEAVKEGDYVHKGDVIMELDSTDTDLSIAKLKTQIAQMEAQIASTSGTQGINYLKADTSESQNYRGIDQQQAALQSANVTLKNAQLDYNRKASLVEAGAIAQSQLDDAEMTLNVARANVEQQQQLLNKLTAVTNGSGTDSIAQARMSADNMGNDVEALRQQKAALEVQLKELEVAKERLTLRAPEDGKILKVLAKEGEMISPSTPVVLLESSRSYYDIYISEKQAAGLSEGMEITGTTVAGEKKVTGTVRLLTQAPGFADLKQSREKGQSDLSAFQVRIYIDPQDGIIPGMTIGVKDSEFTKR; encoded by the coding sequence ATGAACACAAAAGAAAAAGCCAAGCGTACGGGCATCGTATTTATTGCCCTCCTGATTATCGGAGGACTGGTGTTGATGTATAAGGGCAATGATGCACTGGTGCTGGCCACGGAGAAGAAGGAAGGGATACTTACCGCCGAGCAGGTCAAGATGTCCTTTGATTCCGTCAGCGGGCGGCTCATCAAAGAAGCGGTGAAGGAAGGGGATTATGTTCATAAGGGCGACGTCATCATGGAACTGGACTCCACGGACACCGACCTTTCCATTGCCAAGCTCAAGACCCAGATTGCCCAGATGGAAGCGCAGATTGCCTCCACCAGCGGCACGCAGGGCATCAACTATCTGAAAGCCGATACGAGTGAAAGCCAGAACTACCGTGGCATCGACCAGCAGCAGGCGGCTTTGCAGTCGGCGAATGTCACCTTGAAGAATGCCCAGCTTGATTATAACCGCAAGGCCTCTTTGGTCGAGGCTGGCGCTATTGCTCAGTCCCAGCTGGATGATGCAGAGATGACGCTCAACGTGGCGCGGGCCAACGTGGAACAGCAGCAGCAATTATTGAACAAGCTGACTGCCGTCACCAATGGCAGCGGCACGGACTCCATTGCACAGGCGCGGATGTCTGCCGACAACATGGGCAATGATGTGGAAGCCCTGCGTCAGCAGAAAGCGGCTTTGGAAGTGCAGTTAAAGGAACTCGAAGTGGCCAAGGAACGTCTGACCCTGCGTGCTCCCGAAGATGGCAAAATCCTTAAAGTTCTGGCTAAAGAAGGGGAAATGATTTCTCCGTCCACGCCGGTGGTGCTGCTCGAAAGCAGCCGCAGCTACTACGATATTTATATCAGCGAAAAGCAGGCAGCAGGCCTCTCCGAGGGCATGGAAATTACCGGTACTACGGTAGCTGGAGAAAAGAAGGTTACGGGGACGGTACGTCTTTTGACGCAGGCTCCGGGCTTTGCGGATTTGAAGCAGTCCCGCGAAAAGGGCCAGTCTGACCTTTCGGCATTTCAGGTGCGTATCTATATTGACCCGCAGGATGGCATTATCCCGGGCATGACTATTGGGGTGAAAGACAGTGAATTCACTAAGAGATGA
- a CDS encoding MarR family winged helix-turn-helix transcriptional regulator, with amino-acid sequence MKREIIPTFAELERHKKLVPEINPAAVIAMLGIKMASEEIQQSILDVLQQSYQLSEGKFCALVVLHQYGEKGIAPSELAAKVGVTRATISNMLRRMERDGLVDINPAAQDGRAKVVSLTRAGCEFMEEILPPHYLRVSKLMEKLTEAEQKELIMLLEKLSA; translated from the coding sequence ATGAAACGGGAAATTATACCGACCTTTGCCGAATTGGAACGGCATAAGAAGCTGGTGCCGGAGATTAATCCGGCGGCAGTCATCGCCATGCTGGGCATCAAGATGGCCAGTGAGGAGATTCAGCAGTCCATTTTGGATGTGCTGCAGCAGAGCTATCAGTTGTCCGAAGGAAAGTTCTGTGCGCTGGTGGTGCTTCATCAGTATGGCGAAAAGGGCATAGCTCCGTCAGAACTTGCGGCCAAAGTGGGAGTGACCCGGGCGACCATCAGCAATATGCTGCGGCGCATGGAACGAGACGGACTAGTGGATATCAATCCTGCCGCACAGGATGGCCGGGCCAAGGTCGTGAGCCTGACGAGAGCGGGCTGTGAATTCATGGAAGAGATTTTGCCGCCGCATTATCTGCGGGTCAGCAAATTGATGGAAAAACTGACCGAAGCCGAGCAGAAAGAACTCATTATGCTGCTGGAAAAGTTAAGTGCCTAA
- a CDS encoding DNA methylase → MDKASYIAIDLKSFYASVECVERGLDPLTTNLVVADESRSEKTICLAASPAIKQYGVPGRARLFEVVQKIKYANRLRAAKAPGGKLVGESCDSQDLADNPQLAIGYIVAVPRMALYMKYSGQVFGVYLRYIAPHDIHTYSIDEVFIHVAPYLATYKMTAHELARKMVGDVLTETKITATAGVGSNMYLAKIAMDITAKHMPPDKDGVRIAELDEMRYRRQLWAHTPITDFWRVGRGYAQKLADMGLYTMGDIARFSLQVYGENELYKTFGVNAELLIDHAWGYEPCTMEAVKNYRPTSTSLSSGQVLHEPYTNEQARLIVWEMMDQLIFDLLEKKLVTNQVVLDVGYDIENMAKGYNGPVHIDHYGRKVPKAAHGTVSLAHHTSSTKKLLQETLALYDRITMPQLLVRRLTVTVGRLIAEDSLTSQKEAVVQFNLFDNLEERTRQEEAKQRSAQKEKSLQHAMLALRNKFGKNAVLKAANLKEEARTIARNSEIGGHKA, encoded by the coding sequence ATGGATAAGGCAAGTTATATCGCCATTGACCTCAAATCCTTCTATGCTTCCGTGGAATGTGTGGAGCGGGGGCTTGACCCGTTGACCACGAATTTGGTGGTGGCAGATGAGAGCCGGTCGGAAAAGACCATCTGCCTTGCCGCCAGCCCTGCCATCAAGCAGTATGGCGTACCGGGGCGGGCAAGGCTTTTTGAGGTGGTGCAGAAAATCAAATATGCCAACAGGCTGCGGGCGGCTAAGGCACCGGGGGGAAAACTCGTGGGCGAATCCTGCGACAGTCAGGATTTGGCAGATAATCCCCAGCTTGCCATCGGTTATATCGTGGCTGTTCCCCGCATGGCACTCTATATGAAATATAGCGGGCAGGTGTTCGGCGTGTACCTGCGTTATATCGCTCCTCATGATATTCATACGTATTCCATTGACGAGGTTTTTATCCATGTGGCGCCCTATCTTGCTACCTATAAAATGACGGCACATGAACTGGCCCGAAAGATGGTGGGGGATGTGCTGACGGAAACGAAAATTACGGCCACGGCAGGCGTGGGCAGTAATATGTATCTGGCCAAGATTGCCATGGACATCACCGCCAAGCATATGCCGCCGGACAAGGACGGCGTGCGCATTGCCGAACTCGATGAAATGCGCTATCGTCGGCAGCTCTGGGCGCATACCCCCATAACGGATTTTTGGCGGGTGGGGAGAGGCTATGCCCAGAAACTTGCGGACATGGGGCTCTACACCATGGGCGATATTGCCCGCTTTTCGCTGCAGGTCTATGGTGAAAATGAACTCTATAAGACCTTTGGGGTGAATGCAGAGCTTCTGATTGACCATGCCTGGGGATATGAACCCTGCACGATGGAGGCGGTCAAGAATTATCGGCCGACCAGCACGAGCCTCAGCAGCGGTCAGGTACTGCACGAACCTTATACCAATGAACAGGCGCGGCTGATTGTCTGGGAGATGATGGACCAGCTTATCTTTGATTTGCTGGAAAAGAAACTCGTGACCAATCAGGTGGTGCTCGATGTGGGATACGACATCGAAAACATGGCCAAGGGCTATAATGGCCCTGTCCATATCGACCATTACGGACGCAAGGTGCCCAAGGCTGCGCATGGAACCGTGAGCCTTGCGCATCATACTTCCTCGACGAAAAAACTTCTGCAGGAAACGCTGGCCCTCTATGACCGCATAACTATGCCGCAGCTTCTCGTGCGTCGCCTTACCGTGACCGTAGGCCGCCTGATTGCAGAGGACAGTCTGACCAGTCAAAAGGAAGCGGTGGTGCAATTTAATCTCTTTGACAATCTGGAGGAGAGAACCCGCCAGGAAGAAGCGAAGCAGCGCAGCGCGCAAAAGGAAAAATCCCTGCAGCATGCAATGCTGGCCCTTAGAAATAAATTTGGCAAGAACGCTGTGTTGAAGGCGGCGAACCTCAAAGAGGAGGCGCGCACCATAGCCAGAAACAGTGAGATAGGAGGACACAAGGCATGA